Proteins co-encoded in one Thermochromatium tepidum ATCC 43061 genomic window:
- a CDS encoding methyl-accepting chemotaxis protein has translation MLAIGMTLAFVSARVLARRIQRVAQSLDRVAAGDLSRAVVLDGRDELAELAAATDRMRRHLRDLVAEVERNAFSVHEAARQIAQAVEGQAATSSEMSSSVAEITSTMEELSASSAQIAEYSGSVVEIARRTYDGSRQGEESMRQLVTKMEEIRHDNQVSLKEILDLGGKSKEITRIMEIIDTLADQTRLIAFNAALEASSAGEAGKRFSVVAAEIRRLADSVSASTSEIAHKITEIQETIGRLVITSEKGSVGIDQGLDASARTADFLRELVQTASETSSSAQQISLSTQQQRTASNQIVVALKEIVTASAETAESVRRLSQVAQSMMQLSATLKGQVDRFVLDERPAASEPPLAEDSGQSQA, from the coding sequence ATGCTGGCGATCGGCATGACGCTGGCCTTTGTCTCGGCGCGGGTGCTCGCGCGCCGCATCCAGCGTGTCGCCCAGAGCCTCGACCGCGTGGCCGCCGGGGATCTATCACGCGCGGTCGTCCTGGACGGACGCGACGAACTGGCCGAGCTGGCGGCGGCCACGGACCGGATGCGCCGTCATCTACGCGATCTGGTCGCTGAGGTCGAGCGCAATGCGTTCTCGGTCCACGAGGCCGCGCGTCAGATCGCCCAGGCCGTCGAGGGTCAGGCGGCTACCTCGAGCGAGATGTCGAGCTCGGTGGCCGAGATCACCTCGACCATGGAGGAACTGTCTGCGTCTTCGGCGCAGATCGCGGAATATTCGGGATCCGTGGTCGAGATCGCACGCCGCACCTATGACGGCAGTCGTCAGGGTGAGGAGTCCATGCGCCAACTGGTGACCAAGATGGAGGAGATCCGCCACGACAATCAGGTCTCGCTCAAAGAGATCCTGGATCTGGGTGGCAAGTCCAAGGAGATCACGCGCATCATGGAGATCATCGACACCCTAGCCGATCAGACCCGGCTGATCGCCTTCAATGCCGCGCTCGAGGCCTCATCGGCCGGTGAGGCGGGCAAACGCTTCAGTGTGGTGGCCGCCGAGATCCGGCGTCTGGCCGACTCGGTCAGCGCGTCGACGTCCGAGATCGCGCACAAGATCACCGAGATCCAGGAGACCATCGGCCGGCTGGTCATCACCTCGGAAAAGGGCTCGGTCGGCATCGATCAGGGTCTGGACGCCTCGGCGCGCACCGCCGACTTCCTGCGCGAACTGGTGCAGACCGCCAGCGAGACCAGCAGCTCGGCCCAGCAGATCAGTCTCTCGACCCAACAGCAACGCACCGCCAGCAATCAAATCGTGGTCGCGCTCAAGGAGATCGTGACCGCCAGCGCCGAGACCGCCGAGTCGGTGCGGCGCCTCTCGCAGGTGGCTCAGAGCATGATGCAGCTGTCGGCGACGCTCAAGGGTCAGGTCGATCGCTTTGTGCTCGATGAACGGCCCGCCGCGTCCGAACCGCCGCTAGCCGAGGACTCGGGCCAGAGTCAGGCATGA
- a CDS encoding chemotaxis protein CheA, which yields MALDIKKFLPRFTSEARDQLGRLEAGLAPLVSGVGLDVNSINELFRAAHTLKGSARMLKLTGIAETAHQLEEVLGALREGRIRLNPELGTLLMRSLDAIGALVEQVEPNLGQIPPADPALCAALAAAAQGNAEVSPPFQEERGSETGPSATESEPTRIAVPSDSGPMDSRTSTPSQPAPTELLTAEPAHADPTALRALDSVRVRMDKLDELIKLMGEVVSNQVKLRLKLMEAQALDKSLAALVCAETEPEREPLKAQSQAMHAFTLALCDLVQEQEHLTSELNDRALVMRMLPLAIVFEPIAPLARQLGRELGKEVQCEISGGEIELDRQLIDHLSDALVHLVRNAVDHGLESPDERQAAGKPRLGRIRLSARQEGVGVLRSRTTGADSTASASSPRRSRRD from the coding sequence ATGGCCCTGGACATCAAGAAATTCCTGCCCCGTTTCACCAGCGAGGCCCGTGACCAGCTGGGGCGGCTCGAGGCCGGATTGGCGCCCCTGGTCTCGGGTGTCGGCCTGGACGTCAATTCGATCAACGAGCTCTTCCGCGCCGCCCATACACTCAAGGGCTCGGCGCGGATGCTCAAGCTGACGGGTATCGCCGAGACCGCACACCAGCTCGAAGAGGTGCTGGGCGCATTGCGCGAAGGCCGCATCCGCCTGAATCCCGAACTCGGCACCCTCCTGATGCGGTCTTTGGACGCCATTGGTGCCCTAGTCGAGCAGGTGGAACCGAACCTGGGTCAGATCCCGCCCGCCGACCCGGCACTCTGCGCGGCACTTGCGGCAGCCGCTCAGGGCAATGCCGAGGTCTCACCCCCCTTCCAAGAGGAAAGAGGGTCTGAGACAGGGCCATCCGCGACCGAATCCGAGCCAACGCGCATTGCGGTACCCTCAGATTCAGGCCCCATGGACTCCAGGACGAGCACGCCGAGCCAGCCCGCGCCGACCGAACTGCTGACGGCGGAGCCGGCACACGCGGACCCAACCGCCCTACGCGCCCTCGACAGCGTGCGGGTGCGCATGGACAAGCTCGACGAGCTCATCAAGCTCATGGGCGAGGTCGTCTCCAACCAGGTCAAGCTGCGCCTGAAGCTGATGGAGGCCCAGGCACTCGACAAATCCTTAGCCGCCCTGGTCTGCGCCGAGACCGAACCTGAACGCGAGCCTCTGAAGGCCCAATCTCAGGCCATGCACGCCTTCACGCTCGCCCTGTGCGATCTGGTCCAGGAACAGGAGCACCTGACGAGCGAACTCAATGATCGCGCCCTGGTGATGCGGATGCTGCCGCTGGCCATCGTCTTCGAGCCGATCGCGCCACTGGCGCGTCAACTCGGACGCGAGCTGGGCAAGGAGGTCCAGTGCGAGATCAGCGGCGGCGAGATCGAGCTGGATCGTCAGCTCATCGATCACTTGAGCGATGCCCTGGTGCATCTGGTGCGCAACGCCGTCGATCACGGACTCGAATCCCCGGACGAACGCCAGGCCGCCGGCAAACCGCGCCTCGGTCGCATCCGGCTCTCGGCGCGCCAGGAAGGTGTCGGGGTGCTGAGATCGAGGACGACGGGCGCGGACTCGACCGCGAGCGCATCCTCGCCAAGGCGATCCAGAAGGGACTGA
- a CDS encoding CheR family methyltransferase has protein sequence MNLDAIQQFIREHLGLNAGTYGNDLWRELIAKRIDSIGARSPEDYLARLRNDETELQALTSLITINETYFYREPQHLRLLTERLCPERLARRASDDPVRLLSVGCSTGEEPYSILMALRERYGELAESLFEVNAGDVDRTALERAQAGIYGRLSFRALNPQLQERYFSPEDTNHFRIDERLRRGVHFHPLNLLDPEYPQTLANQDVIFFRNVSIYFDEPTRRRVLERLKTLLVPGGYLIVGISETLANDFGILTLCERDGVFLFVNEPAGMGRASVTADAQGARRALPVGAVRPARLVLHTDSGVPRSDPLPVARPPPPGPQVYDDAAADAVYDEALTLTQSERYQTALERLEPLCACPQPRAKDLVLKAYLLFELDRIADALALAHQILASDPWHLGALLVLGRGARRQGQTNDAIAFLRRAIYHQPDCWPAHFQLAEVYRETGQTELARREYRIVLHQLERDTQVANPQTILIGAPALALGDLNRLCRLHLARLEASL, from the coding sequence ATGAATCTCGACGCCATCCAGCAGTTCATCCGCGAGCATCTAGGGCTCAATGCCGGCACCTATGGCAACGATCTCTGGCGCGAGCTGATCGCCAAGCGCATCGACAGCATTGGCGCCCGCTCACCCGAGGACTATCTGGCGCGGTTGCGCAACGATGAGACCGAGCTCCAGGCACTCACCAGTCTCATCACCATCAACGAGACCTACTTCTATCGCGAGCCCCAGCATCTGCGTCTGCTGACCGAACGGCTCTGTCCCGAGCGGCTGGCGCGTCGCGCCTCCGATGACCCAGTGCGGCTGCTGTCGGTCGGCTGCTCGACCGGTGAGGAGCCCTATTCGATCTTGATGGCATTACGCGAGCGCTATGGTGAGCTGGCCGAGTCTTTGTTCGAGGTCAACGCCGGGGACGTGGATCGGACAGCCCTGGAGCGCGCGCAGGCCGGGATCTATGGGCGTCTCTCGTTTCGCGCCCTGAATCCTCAGCTCCAAGAGCGTTACTTCAGTCCCGAAGACACCAATCATTTCCGGATCGACGAGCGTCTGCGCCGCGGGGTGCACTTCCATCCGCTCAATCTGCTTGATCCCGAGTATCCGCAAACCCTGGCCAACCAGGATGTGATCTTCTTTCGCAATGTCTCGATCTATTTCGATGAACCGACCCGCAGGCGCGTGCTGGAGCGGCTCAAGACGCTGCTTGTGCCCGGCGGGTATCTGATCGTCGGCATCTCCGAGACGCTGGCCAATGATTTCGGCATCCTGACGCTGTGTGAGCGTGACGGGGTGTTTCTGTTCGTCAACGAGCCGGCTGGGATGGGGCGTGCGTCGGTGACGGCTGATGCCCAAGGTGCCAGACGGGCGTTGCCGGTCGGAGCGGTGCGACCGGCGCGGCTGGTCTTGCATACCGACAGTGGCGTGCCGCGCTCGGATCCCTTGCCGGTCGCGCGCCCCCCGCCGCCAGGGCCGCAGGTCTACGACGACGCGGCGGCGGATGCCGTTTATGACGAGGCGCTCACGCTCACCCAGTCCGAACGGTATCAGACAGCCCTCGAACGGCTCGAACCGCTCTGTGCCTGTCCCCAGCCAAGGGCGAAGGATCTGGTGCTCAAGGCCTATCTGCTGTTTGAGCTGGATCGGATTGCGGACGCCCTGGCCTTGGCGCATCAGATACTGGCGAGCGATCCGTGGCACCTGGGGGCCTTGCTGGTGTTGGGACGCGGTGCCCGGCGGCAGGGACAGACGAACGACGCCATCGCCTTCCTGCGCCGCGCCATCTACCACCAGCCTGACTGCTGGCCGGCCCACTTCCAGCTCGCCGAGGTCTATCGCGAGACCGGGCAGACAGAACTGGCACGGCGTGAGTACAGGATCGTGTTGCACCAGCTCGAACGTGATACCCAGGTCGCCAATCCTCAAACGATCCTGATCGGCGCACCGGCCCTGGCACTCGGCGATCTGAACCGACTGTGCCGACTGCATCTGGCCCGACTCGAAGCAAGCCTCTGA
- a CDS encoding acyl-CoA thioesterase: MTDRPFHYAFQVRLHDTDAAGRLFFAHLFRYAQDALEALMEDIGYPIHAMIRDGEILLPLTHAEADYRHPMRHGDRIRVEVQVEDLRRRSFAIGYRFLSEAGEELATARTIHVLVTDEVHVGESLPEALRAGLAGYVMDRTQKTP, encoded by the coding sequence ATGACGGATCGCCCCTTCCACTATGCGTTCCAGGTCCGGCTGCACGACACAGATGCCGCCGGGCGGCTGTTCTTCGCCCATCTGTTCCGGTATGCGCAGGACGCGCTTGAGGCCCTCATGGAGGACATCGGCTATCCGATCCACGCCATGATCCGCGACGGCGAGATCCTGCTGCCTCTGACCCATGCCGAGGCCGATTACCGGCATCCGATGCGTCACGGGGACCGGATCCGGGTCGAGGTCCAGGTTGAGGATCTGCGCCGGCGCTCGTTTGCGATCGGTTATCGCTTCCTGAGCGAAGCCGGCGAGGAGTTGGCGACGGCCAGGACCATCCATGTCCTGGTGACGGATGAGGTGCATGTCGGCGAGTCGCTGCCGGAGGCGCTGCGCGCGGGGCTGGCCGGCTACGTCATGGATCGAACCCAGAAGACGCCATGA
- a CDS encoding response regulator: MRVLLFEAGGRTFGLTAHQVAELIRVPRDQILQVGDRPAMVLRHEFLPLIQAGDLPALQITTDNESGAGWLVVVIQSRQTKLGLIVDRLLDERDMVIKPLPAHLRLGGLVAGMVITGDNALVSILQAPALIEMARRRRGETPLMNAARRDAHQTSGGRRLLVVDDSLNTREIEREILEAHGYHVTLAEDGLDGWQKALGGHFDAVITDIDMPGMDGFALTARLREHDQYRSTPILIVTSRQKPEDKQRGIQVGADA, translated from the coding sequence ATGCGGGTGCTGCTCTTCGAGGCCGGCGGACGGACCTTTGGGCTGACCGCGCATCAGGTCGCCGAGCTGATCCGGGTACCGCGCGACCAGATCCTGCAGGTCGGCGACCGCCCGGCCATGGTGCTGCGCCACGAGTTCCTGCCCTTGATCCAGGCCGGCGATCTCCCCGCGCTCCAGATCACCACAGACAACGAGTCCGGCGCCGGCTGGCTGGTGGTCGTCATCCAGTCGCGCCAGACCAAGCTGGGCCTGATCGTGGACCGGCTGCTCGATGAGCGCGACATGGTCATCAAGCCACTCCCAGCCCATCTGCGCCTCGGCGGGTTGGTCGCTGGCATGGTCATCACCGGAGACAATGCCCTGGTCAGCATCCTTCAGGCACCCGCCCTGATCGAGATGGCGCGCCGACGGCGTGGCGAGACACCTCTGATGAACGCCGCCCGACGCGATGCGCATCAGACGTCCGGCGGACGGCGCCTGCTGGTCGTCGACGATTCGCTCAACACCCGTGAGATCGAGCGTGAGATCCTGGAGGCCCATGGCTACCACGTCACCCTGGCCGAGGATGGGCTCGATGGCTGGCAGAAGGCGCTCGGCGGACACTTCGATGCCGTGATTACAGACATCGACATGCCGGGCATGGACGGCTTCGCGCTGACGGCGCGTCTGCGCGAACACGATCAATACCGCTCCACGCCGAT
- the cheB gene encoding chemotaxis-specific protein-glutamate methyltransferase CheB, protein MKPIRVLVVDDSGAARALIRALLESEPGLSVCGEGANGREALELTLALKPDVITLDLQMPEMDGLTAIEEIMAVRATPILVLSDLADSHHAMEAVARGALEAAAKPGIDDGGALAQRLRMLAGVPVIRHIRRQSSTTSLVPQTKPALQSLPLPGAVGGRPENQDERLIAIASSTGGPQALAALLPQLPATLAAPILIVQHLSVGFAAAMADWLDGLCPLQVVVAKSGERPQPGRIYLADPAQHLILSADRRLRYVEPDARDIYHPSCDRLLSSVAEHYGKGGLGVILTGMGRDGVRGLLDIRAAGGWTLAQDEASSLIFGMNREAILAGAIAQVLPLDQIAGALCRLVGTLP, encoded by the coding sequence ATGAAACCGATCCGCGTCCTCGTGGTCGATGACAGCGGCGCGGCGCGCGCGCTCATCCGCGCCCTGCTGGAATCCGAACCCGGACTGAGCGTCTGCGGCGAGGGGGCCAACGGGCGCGAGGCGCTGGAGCTGACACTCGCGCTCAAACCCGACGTCATCACCCTGGACTTGCAGATGCCCGAGATGGACGGCCTGACCGCCATCGAGGAGATCATGGCGGTGCGGGCCACGCCCATCCTGGTGCTCTCGGATCTGGCCGACTCGCACCATGCCATGGAGGCAGTGGCGCGCGGGGCGCTCGAGGCCGCCGCCAAACCGGGGATCGACGATGGTGGCGCCCTGGCGCAGCGACTGCGGATGCTCGCCGGGGTACCCGTGATCCGGCACATCCGGCGTCAGTCGAGTACCACCTCGCTCGTGCCTCAGACCAAGCCGGCACTTCAGTCGCTACCATTGCCGGGTGCGGTCGGCGGGCGTCCTGAAAATCAGGACGAGCGTCTGATCGCCATCGCCTCCTCTACGGGAGGCCCCCAGGCACTGGCGGCACTGCTTCCACAACTGCCGGCGACGCTCGCCGCTCCAATCCTGATCGTCCAGCATCTGTCGGTCGGCTTCGCCGCGGCCATGGCCGACTGGCTCGACGGCCTCTGTCCGTTGCAGGTCGTGGTGGCCAAGTCCGGCGAGCGTCCGCAACCCGGGCGCATCTATCTGGCCGATCCAGCCCAGCATCTGATCCTGAGCGCTGACCGACGTCTGCGCTATGTCGAGCCGGACGCGCGCGACATCTATCACCCGAGCTGCGACCGGCTGTTGTCCTCGGTGGCCGAGCATTACGGGAAGGGGGGGCTGGGCGTGATCCTGACCGGCATGGGTCGCGACGGGGTGCGCGGGCTGCTCGACATCCGTGCTGCCGGTGGCTGGACCCTGGCCCAGGATGAGGCCAGCTCGCTCATCTTCGGCATGAACCGCGAGGCCATCCTCGCCGGCGCCATCGCCCAGGTATTGCCCCTGGACCAGATCGCAGGCGCCCTGTGCCGTCTGGTGGGCACGCTGCCATGA
- a CDS encoding acyl-CoA thioesterase, producing MESYTVVRPEHLNHYGHLFGGCLLKWVDEIAWIAASRDNPGCRFVTVGMDRVEFHRGVDLGTVLRFVANASRRGRTSLTYDVSVYADDLETGSEEPIFSTRITFVRVDAQGRKTPLPTAVPSLV from the coding sequence ATGGAGAGCTACACCGTCGTCCGTCCCGAACATCTCAACCACTATGGCCATCTGTTCGGCGGCTGTCTGCTCAAATGGGTCGATGAGATCGCCTGGATCGCCGCCAGTCGCGACAATCCGGGCTGTCGCTTCGTCACCGTCGGCATGGATCGGGTGGAGTTTCACCGCGGCGTCGATCTAGGCACGGTGCTGCGCTTCGTTGCCAACGCAAGCCGCCGCGGACGTACCTCACTGACCTATGACGTGAGCGTCTATGCCGATGATCTGGAGACCGGCAGCGAGGAGCCGATCTTCTCGACCCGCATCACCTTTGTGCGGGTCGACGCGCAGGGGCGGAAGACACCATTGCCTACCGCCGTACCGTCTCTCGTCTGA